In Pyrus communis chromosome 11, drPyrComm1.1, whole genome shotgun sequence, the sequence GCCGTTGTAATCGATGGGGTGAAGGTTGTGCTGATTGACGCTAATCACTGTCCGGGTGCAGTTCAGTTCTTGTTTAAAATTCCGGATATGAACAGAAAGTTTGAGAGGTATGTTCATACTGGCGATTTTAGGTTTTCGGGTTCGATGAAGTTAGACCCTTTTCTGTGTGAATTTGTGGGTTCCGATGCTGTTTTCTTGGACACTACGTATTGTAATCCGAAATTCGTGTTTCCTTCACAACAAGAGTCTGTAGATTATATTGCTAGTGTGATAGAACGAGTTGGTGGTGAATGTAAAAGtgaaatgaaaaatgttttgtttcttgtagcTACTTATGTAATTGGAAAAGAGAAGATTTTGCTTGAAATCGCGCATAGGTGTAATCGTAAGGTGCATGTGGATGCTCGTAAAATGGCAGTTTTTCGTGTTTTGGGTTATGGAGAGAATGGGGTATTTACAGAGGATGAATGTGAAAGTGATGTACATGTTGTTGGGTGGAATGTCTTGGGTGAGACTTGGCCATATTTTAAGCCTAATTTTGTGAAAATGAAGGAGATTATGGCCGAAAGAGGATACTCTAAGGTTGTGGGTTTTGTTCCTACTGGTTGGACTTATGAAGTGAAGCGTAATAAGTTTTCGGTTAGGTCAAAGGATTCGTTTGAGATCCATCTTGTACCATATAGTGAACATTCAAACTATGAAGAACTTAGAGAATATGTGAGGTTTTTGAAACCAAAGCGTGTTGTTCCTACAGTGGGCTTGGATGTTGAAAAGCTTGATAGTAAGCACGCCAGTAAAATGCAAAAGCATTTTGCTGGGTTAGTTGATGAAATGGCGAACAAGAAGGAGTTCTTGAAGAGCTTTTGTCTTGGGTCTAAAGAAGTAGCTGACAGTGTAGAAAAGGAGTCCAACAAGGGCCCCATTTTGGGGCTCGATGAGGAGAAAGAGGCACTGTCATATGATAAGGATATAGTAGGAAATAGTATTATCAGTTTAGGCATGGAATTATCATCTTCTCTACAAGAACCTGATCGACAAAATCAAGTGGTGTTAAATGAAGAGGAAGCAGAAAAAATCATCCAAGAACTTCGTGATTATTTGCCCACATGGGTCACCCATGAGCAGATGCTAGTTTTGATTGGTAGCACGGGAGGGGACATCGTTGAAGCAGTTTCTAATTTCTACGAACGTGAGACAGAATTTCATGAGCAAGTAAATGCTTCTAGAATAGCTGATTCTGTGTCCCAGACTACCTCAACTTGTGACTCTGCATCACTTCCAAAAGCAGGTTCTGATAAGAGCAGTCCATGTGGAAGTACTGACATTCCTTTAAGTCAAGATTATATCTCACTTATGCCAAGGAATATGATTAAAAGTGGAATATCTCCTGGAAAAAGGACGAGGAAAGTTAACAATAAggtaaacaaaaaattgaaattaaattcgaaattgGATTCAAGCGGGCCGAAGCAACTGGCAATAACAAGTTATTTTAGTAAAGTCTTACCAAATGTTCCAGAAACTGGGGTGGCTGGTTCATTGcatgaacaaaaccctaaatatgaaaatttgcTCAAGGATGACACCAAATCATACAGGGATGAGATACATCAGTTTCTTCAGATAATAGATGGTGATGAATCGCTAGAGAGCTATGCTGCCACCATTCTGGAGGAGGCAAATGGAGATATCAATGAAGCGCTTAATATATATTACTCTAATCGCGAAGGAAGGTCCggtgaaaatgaagaagaattggTGATTAATGAAAAATCAGTTCAGTTCCACTGCCACGTAAATAATTGCTCTTCCGACAAAGAGAAAACTCAGTCAAGGAAAATGGAACCAACAACTGATTCGTCTGTGCAGGTTTCATTACCAGAGAATGTAAATATAACTTTTGTGTCTCTACCACCAGAAAAATTCAATCCTATAGAACATGGTTAGTGCCACTTAGTTAGAACATGATGTTCAATTTGCAGAACTTTTTTGTGTTATATGCTATCATTGTTTAGATAGGAATCTTGATTAACTTGGAGATAACATGTGTAGCTTGCTGGAGGAATGGACAGAATGCTCCATATTTACATCTTGCAAGAACTTTTGACTTACTTGAGGATGAAAAGGGCAAGATAAAAGCTACTTCCATGCTCTGCAATATGTTCAGAAGGTTTGGTGTATGATCCATTGTGATGTTTTCgggcttttatttattattcagGATCTACTGTCCACTTTGGTTATGTGGTATATAATTCTGttgcaagaaaaaaaagaaatagaaaaaagtGGCCCATAATTGCTTGTGATGCTTCTTGTTATGCAGTTTGCTTGCCTTGTCTCCTGATGACGTGCTGCCTTCAGTGTATTTGTGCACAAATAAGATCGCTGCTGACCATGAAAATGTGGTTAGTTGAATTTATTCTTTATCATTTGTATTTATTCTTTTGTTTGCTTGCCTAGACATACGTGTGCAACTTATTTCTTATACACTAAAGAGCTTTGGCTAAAACTATGAAGTAGTTGAATGAAAACTTTCATACTAGAGCATGTATTTGTTGatgggttaaattttttatcagtTTTAGCTGTGGCTATAATGTTCACTTTGTATTCCTAAACCCATGCAAAGTTAGATCTGTTGTCTTTTGTATTTGAGCATGCCTTAATAACAAATATAGACTGGGTTATACTTTTAGTTAGACTAGAAAATCAATGGTTTCCAACTTTCTAACTGCGAGATTTGGTTAAGTGGTTTCTGTTTGCATTTGGACTTTTTAGTGTTGTGGTTCAGCATTTTTATGTGCAAGAAGTGTGATTAACTTGTGGATTGTCAACTTTTTCTGCTCAATGTGCTTGTTTGATGCGTTTTTCCCCTGATAACTGTTGTCTGCCcatgtactttttattttcctttccatTTGGCTGGCCAATAGATAGAGTTAGGAAGAAGAAATACTAGGAATTTTTTAAAGACAAATCACAAATATGCTGCCTAAGGGCCCCTCTCCTATAAAAAAGGAAGGAATTCTCATTTATAAGAATTATACAGGAGCTAAACATCGGTGGAAGTTTGGTCACATCAGCACTGGAAGAAGCATGTGGGACAAGCCGATCCAAAATAAGGGAGATGTACAGTGAGCTGGGTGATCTAGGTAGGAATGGGCCATTTTTCTCACTCCTCTCTCTTTGCTCTTCTAAGcatttttcttaataaattttaataacaGTATAATATCTTAAAGGTGATGTTGCTCAAGCGTGCCGGCAGACACAAAAGTTACTTGCCCCTCCTTCACCGTTGTTAATAAAGGATGTATTTTCTGCACTCCAAAAGATAAGGTATGGATAGTCCAGATTGGTTTTTGTTCATGACCGATATATGAACTTAGTCCAGTTACAATGTTTAGACGACCAGAAATGTTGATGTGTGGTGCATGCTTTTGATTTATGAAGATTTGACAGAATCTAGCACATATTTCATATTAGTGATATTGTGTCAATTCAATTGAGGTTTGGGTTATAAAAAGTTGGCTGATGACCCCCTTAACTTTTCTGGATTGTTTGTGACTGGAGAAAAAGAAACAGGATTTTCTGGCTACTGATGTTCAACGATTGAGATAAATTTCACATAATTACTTTATAATTGCTTTGTAGATTTAAATTAGACGAAATGGAGACTTTTACTGTATTTTAGCCCCCTTAAAACTTGATATGGTTTCCAAGTTTATTTGCCAAATAAGTTGAATTCCtcgagtttttttttaacagtgtACCAGCAGAACTGCTCTATTCTTTTCCT encodes:
- the LOC137708093 gene encoding DNA ligase 6 isoform X2; its protein translation is MASSSSSVTRTPTLDSTHLFLAALAAFSHQPNPPHPSFPPIPSTFPHSKLIPKTRFAVDAFRHAGDHSVSYFLSHFHSDHYGGLSPNWAKGVVFCSPITARLLTEVLKVSPHFVVALPLGEAVVIDGVKVVLIDANHCPGAVQFLFKIPDMNRKFERYVHTGDFRFSGSMKLDPFLCEFVGSDAVFLDTTYCNPKFVFPSQQESVDYIASVIERVGGECKSEMKNVLFLVATYVIGKEKILLEIAHRCNRKVHVDARKMAVFRVLGYGENGVFTEDECESDVHVVGWNVLGETWPYFKPNFVKMKEIMAERGYSKVVGFVPTGWTYEVKRNKFSVRSKDSFEIHLVPYSEHSNYEELREYVRFLKPKRVVPTVGLDVEKLDSKHASKMQKHFAGLVDEMANKKEFLKSFCLGSKEVADSVEKESNKGPILGLDEEKEALSYDKDIVGNSIISLGMELSSSLQEPDRQNQVVLNEEEAEKIIQELRDYLPTWVTHEQMLVLIGSTGGDIVEAVSNFYERETEFHEQVNASRIADSVSQTTSTCDSASLPKAGSDKSSPCGSTDIPLSQDYISLMPRNMIKSGISPGKRTRKVNNKVNKKLKLNSKLDSSGPKQLAITSYFSKVLPNVPETGVAGSLHEQNPKYENLLKDDTKSYRDEIHQFLQIIDGDESLESYAATILEEANGDINEALNIYYSNREGRSGENEEELVINEKSVQFHCHVNNCSSDKEKTQSRKMEPTTDSSVQVSLPENVNITFVSLPPEKFNPIEHACWRNGQNAPYLHLARTFDLLEDEKGKIKATSMLCNMFRSLLALSPDDVLPSVYLCTNKIAADHENELNIGGSLVTSALEEACGTSRSKIREMYSELGDLGDVAQACRQTQKLLAPPSPLLIKDVFSALQKISVQTGSGSTVRKKSLILNLMRSCREKEMKFLVRTLVRNLRIGAMMKTVLPALAQAVVINSSYNFNNEGRVENMKDKLQRHSAAVVEAYNVLPNLDLVVPSLMDKGVGFSSSTLAMVPGIPIKPMLAKITNGVQQALKLFENKAFTCEYKYDGQRAQIHKLVDGSLRVFSRNGDESTSRFPDLINIVNASCKPDAETFILDAEVVAVDRNNGHKLMSFQELSSRGRGGRDTSITLDSIKVDICVFVFDIMFANGKQLLGFPLRQRRKYLKDMFYVEKLGYFEYAKEITIEADDACLTSEATLAKISCFLENSFQSSCEGIMVKSLDVDAGYSPSKRTDTWLKVKRDYMEGLNDSLDLVPIGAWHGNGRKAGWYSPFLMACYNPETEDFQSVCRVMSGFSDSFYTEMKGFFSGDKILSRKPPYYKTSEMPDMWFSPELVWEIRGADFTVSPVHQAAVGLVHPSRGISIRFPRYIRTVADRKPDECSTAEDIAAMFRSQTRKMDVAPEN
- the LOC137708093 gene encoding DNA ligase 6 isoform X1 produces the protein MASSSSSVTRTPTLDSTHLFLAALAAFSHQPNPPHPSFPPIPSTFPHSKLIPKTRFAVDAFRHAGDHSVSYFLSHFHSDHYGGLSPNWAKGVVFCSPITARLLTEVLKVSPHFVVALPLGEAVVIDGVKVVLIDANHCPGAVQFLFKIPDMNRKFERYVHTGDFRFSGSMKLDPFLCEFVGSDAVFLDTTYCNPKFVFPSQQESVDYIASVIERVGGECKSEMKNVLFLVATYVIGKEKILLEIAHRCNRKVHVDARKMAVFRVLGYGENGVFTEDECESDVHVVGWNVLGETWPYFKPNFVKMKEIMAERGYSKVVGFVPTGWTYEVKRNKFSVRSKDSFEIHLVPYSEHSNYEELREYVRFLKPKRVVPTVGLDVEKLDSKHASKMQKHFAGLVDEMANKKEFLKSFCLGSKEVADSVEKESNKGPILGLDEEKEALSYDKDIVGNSIISLGMELSSSLQEPDRQNQVVLNEEEAEKIIQELRDYLPTWVTHEQMLVLIGSTGGDIVEAVSNFYERETEFHEQVNASRIADSVSQTTSTCDSASLPKAGSDKSSPCGSTDIPLSQDYISLMPRNMIKSGISPGKRTRKVNNKVNKKLKLNSKLDSSGPKQLAITSYFSKVLPNVPETGVAGSLHEQNPKYENLLKDDTKSYRDEIHQFLQIIDGDESLESYAATILEEANGDINEALNIYYSNREGRSGENEEELVINEKSVQFHCHVNNCSSDKEKTQSRKMEPTTDSSVQVSLPENVNITFVSLPPEKFNPIEHACWRNGQNAPYLHLARTFDLLEDEKGKIKATSMLCNMFRSLLALSPDDVLPSVYLCTNKIAADHENVELNIGGSLVTSALEEACGTSRSKIREMYSELGDLGDVAQACRQTQKLLAPPSPLLIKDVFSALQKISVQTGSGSTVRKKSLILNLMRSCREKEMKFLVRTLVRNLRIGAMMKTVLPALAQAVVINSSYNFNNEGRVENMKDKLQRHSAAVVEAYNVLPNLDLVVPSLMDKGVGFSSSTLAMVPGIPIKPMLAKITNGVQQALKLFENKAFTCEYKYDGQRAQIHKLVDGSLRVFSRNGDESTSRFPDLINIVNASCKPDAETFILDAEVVAVDRNNGHKLMSFQELSSRGRGGRDTSITLDSIKVDICVFVFDIMFANGKQLLGFPLRQRRKYLKDMFYVEKLGYFEYAKEITIEADDACLTSEATLAKISCFLENSFQSSCEGIMVKSLDVDAGYSPSKRTDTWLKVKRDYMEGLNDSLDLVPIGAWHGNGRKAGWYSPFLMACYNPETEDFQSVCRVMSGFSDSFYTEMKGFFSGDKILSRKPPYYKTSEMPDMWFSPELVWEIRGADFTVSPVHQAAVGLVHPSRGISIRFPRYIRTVADRKPDECSTAEDIAAMFRSQTRKMDVAPEN